The genomic DNA gcaagcagtgtcgaaagggccctcgcacccgggctcaccaccacccggtggctttaagaaaacagagaacagtgggcaatatgcatttaaagtggtaaatataaaactaatatgtcaaagtcatttatatgccACATTTCCTACtaccagctggtggcgctatgactataactggatattggcatgtaaatgtcttcaggccagcagttttatcaaacatataaaGTTTGGTGCACATTGAACATGGTATGgttgagttagtgtaaaacatgacatttcctgttgccaacagatGGTGATGATCATATCTGAATTTTGGCCTTTAGATCTGTTCATGCCAGGACTCTTAACAAACATGTGAAGTCTAGAGCAGATTTGACATTGAATGTTTCAGTTAgtctaaaacaagtcatttcttGTTACCAGCAAGTggcactatgattataacagaatatgggactttagatgtgttcaggccaggactcttgtcgaacgtgtgaagtttggggcagatcggacattgtgaGCTACAACACCTTCTAtgcccatggcgaaacatccaAATTTGTCACGCCGCCACAGACACACcttttaacgaaaactcaagatcttcacaatttaacattgcaaaggcctttcGATTAGACtgacaaaatataatattgatgTCACTAAATCTCTATGAGGTGTTTGTTCAAGCGTAAAACATGACACTTCCtattgccagcaggtggtggtatGGCTATAagtgaatattggcatgtagatcaCTTCAGGTCAGGAGTCTTATCAAACACGTGAAGTTTGGTgtagatcggacattgtatgcctgaattataacaacttcctttgtCATGGCAAAACATCAACGTTTGTCAGGCCACCAGAGACGAAAattcaagatcttcgcaatttaacgtcacaaagggctttagattacactgaccaaatttggtgttgatctgtttaaatctctaggaggagtttgtttaaatgcaagcttgaaaatggcacaaaacttgcagagaaaattcaaaaaaacagatttcctgttgggtttcggaatTCATACAGGAGgactttttttgtaggtattggtgtgttacatgtgtctactgaatatcatacatgtatgtgaaacacagcttgaaattttataggtggcgctatcgagccattttgccacacccattTCGGAAACCCATgacagatgtaaattttcaccacttttggtgtGTGTACAACatttcatgagttttcaagcatgtttgggccctcaaaaatgtgattcgCTTTGctgaagaagaagaatctgagcaattccaataagggtcctcgcaccactgGTGCTTTGGCCCTAAATATCACAAAGACTATAACTACCATTGTTGAGAAATGATTTGACCACccttttcattttagttaaagtgcAAAACACCACATCACTTACAAAACTGCATAATGCTTCCACcatttttataaaagcattCTTGAAAATTTTCAAAGGAACAAGGAATATGTCTTTCCACATTGCAAATGTGGGTTTTGTATTTCATCCCACATCACAAAAATCATGTGCGGCAGAAATCTGTGGACTAAAATGATTTCCCTGTAAAAGCAAGGGTGAAATTGGTCAACATTCAGAGCGGGGATATGCAGACCGAAGGGCCTTACGCCATGGTGGGATGTAGGTTTGAGGCCAGCCTTTTTCAAACACATTCCCATGTAAACATCATCAATGGGCAGCAGCTCTATAGAGTGAGACATGTTGTAGATCATTTTGGTCGTGAAGCTGGAGAGAAGAAAGCCTCCTCCACTACAGTATGGAGGATACATTTCAGACTCCTGTACCTGCACCGGGACATAGTATTTACTTGCAGGGTCTCTGATAGGACCCGTGTCCTCCATGAGGGACCCTGTAAAAAGATGTTTACTTCCATCATTGCTCTTCTGACCTTGAAGATACTCAACCATGTTAAACGTGTTGGCAAAGATGTCATCATCTCCATTTAAAAGAAATCTGGCGTGTGGGCACCATCTGTCCATCCACTCTAAGAAAAGGACCTGCTTCAGTGTGAGGTTGATGAACGAATCATGGAAGTCCCACTGtaaaatgtctttgttttcACTGTTCTCAATCTTCAATAGCTTATTCAGCCTGCGCTTCTCAAAGCCAGTTCTGCTCGTTCCGCTTATGAAGACTCTGCGGATCCACACGCCTTTGTGCTGTCTTTCCTTAGcccatgttttcctcaaaacttCCCGTCGATCGTAATTCTCTGGAGAACTCTTGATGACCAGCAGAAGGAAGACATCTGCAGAGTTTTGAGGTCCACCACACTTATCAGGTGCATCAAGAAGCATGGGAAAACTCCTACAGTGTCGGTAAAGCAGGAAGTCTTGGATATGTTTTGGCAGAGTAGAAAATCCAGTCACATTATAAGCAGACACATTCTGCTGACAATATGAAGATGAAGGCTGGAGCATTTTGAACACGGGTAAATCGTTTTGATGATGGAACATCTCATAAACATCTTTGCTTTTAAGTGTTGTGTCATTTCCAGAGTTTTTGTACATGATAAAGACCAGCCACACAACACTCAGAACTAACACTATCACCTTAAAGTTTTTCCTTCTCATCTTTGCACCTGTTTAAGAACAGAGACACAATTCaaattaatgttaatcaaacacAAAAGTAGAACATGAATGTGTATCACAGTGCAACACATAATTTTCACTGACACTTGGatttaaagtccccctgtagtgaaaatcaagatttttatgttgtttatgtctatgtgatgtttttaatgtttttagacaaaccatgtgccagtccattaatcaacaccattgatgagtattttctccttaaaactgtagtttcccaAAAACTGTCCCAGAAATGCGGTTTGAAACAGCCCGTTGTTTCCTACGTCACAAACTTCAATAACCAGTCACATCAAAGGATAGATTCCTAATATTAGCATACAAAATATACCAAGAGGATTAtcagcacaaaaccaaatattaaatagagcATATAGAGCATTAAATAGAGCACAACCGCTAGGCGCTAACCGCTTTCGGTTTTGGTTGAACGATCGCGcgaactctcggcggtgctgaacgggattttgaaaagtgcccAGTGGAAATTCGCCCCTGGTATATCGTATGCtatattaaatgtctttttaaaacactgttttaatgcattaagtcacgttaagcgttttaaaatgcCCCGGCATCTGGAGATTCCGCCGGAAGTGCCGCgctgtttacactgaaatgccttTTTGCACTGAAATGCCTTCCGTTTGCACTGAAAAGTTCACGCACATCCACATatgaaatcacttgcatatatgtatatacacaactcaAGCATGCCTCTTACccaaaatttattttgtatgtttgcgtgAGTGTTTTATGGGTGTATATGCGCGcaacgagtttatatgtatgtgcgagtgtttttaggtgtatatgcatgggtcaagtttatatgtatatgcgagTATGTACAGGTGTGTCTGCATGCAGCGAGATTATATGTATATGAGCGTGTTCttgtaggtgtatatgcatggatcaagtttatatgtataagcGAGTGTCTATTAGCGTATGCATGcgttaagtttatatgtatatacaagttattcacaagtgtatatgtattcattactaataaaagatgtattggtatggatttcatattagtgtgcacgtgtatttcatatatatattttgaacatccaacagtatacatgtatatgcaagtaatttataggtgtatatgcacgtgttttatgtatgtactgataagcgaagtttgatttaaatcctaCGTGGCGCCTCATAGCCTgcaattgctgactggtatctgaagttaatgtttattaatatataatgtatttgacgcgaactcctggagatcgctggcaagtataatgtaaccttacgaaaaatatgaaatgtattttttgacaccaaagccctgacacaaatttcaatttgttttatataaaaagaaaatgtttttatttgacacaaactgcctgcgattgctgactggtatctgaagttaatgtttattaatataaaatgtatttgacgccaactcctggagatcgctggcaagtataatgcagccttaccaaaaatatgaaatgtactttttgacaccaaagccctgacacatgttttaagttattttatacaaaaagaaaatgtttttatttgacacaaactgcctgccattgctgactggtatctgaagttaatatttattaatatataatgtatttgacgcgaacttctggagatcgctggcaagtataatgtaaccttaccaaaaatatgaaatgtatttatttgacaccaaaagCCCTAACACacatttcaagttattttatatggacaaaaactgtttttatttgacacaaactgcctgcgattgctgactggtatctgaagttaatgtttattaatatataatgtatttgacgcgaactcctggagatcgctggcaagtataatgtaaccttaccaaaaatatgaaatgtattttttgacaccaaagccctgacacacgtttcaagttattttatataaaaagaaaatgtttttatttgacacaaactgcctgcgattgctgactggtatctgaagttaatgtttattaatatataatgtatttgacgcgaactcctggagatcgctggcaagtataatgtaaccttaccaaaaatatgaaatgtatttttttgacaccaaggcgctgacagttttttcaagttatttcatataaaaagaaaatgttttaatttgatacaaactgcctgcgattgctgactggtatctgaagttaatgtttattaatacaaaatgtatttgacgcgaactcctggagatcgctggcaaatataatgtaaccttaccaaaaatatgaaatgtatttatttgacaccaagccgctgacagttttttcaagttattttatatggacaaaaaaatgtttttatttgacacaaactgcctgcgattgctgactggtatctgaagttaatgtttattaatatataatgtatttgacgcgaactcctggagatcgctggcaagtataatgtagccttaccaaaaatataaaatgtatttatttgacaccaaagccctgacacacatttcaagttattttatatggacaaaaaatgtttttatttgacacaaactgcctgcgattgctgactggtagtgttgagttcgagtccacctaagtcgagtccgagtcgagtccgagtctttaaccaatcgagtctgagtcgagtccgagtccaaggaaacactactgtttgtcagtatcttaacattgttctaacccaggggtgcccaaaatcggtcctggagggccggtgtcctacagagtttagctccagccccaattagacacacctgaaccagctaatcaagttcttactaggcatactaggcAGAAACCtcctggcaggtgtgttaaggcaagttggagctaaaccaaggactaggaccgagtttgggcacccctgtttttaacctttacaactggAAAAACGCAATGTcaattgaaatgtaagaaaagcaaacctctagtggatcttgccatattgatttttgatttcacgaCATCTCAAAATTAGCGTCCATGCTCTGCTtaacaaacttaaagtcatgtgaCAGAGGTTTTGGTTGACTTATGgggcgggacttgactttattcactgatatagtaaatgtataaattcaagggtgggggtatcttggtgaatgggaccaTAACCCTTTAattgtcactcccatttttgaacacagacaaaaatgcactatccagacttaattttttataattcatgaatgaaaacattttgtaatatgattttgatgtacattttctgtggtaatgcaatgtttgattttaaaatgcctttcaaaggattaattttgagattttaagttttgaactgatatatgaTGTGGGTGATAGGTGAAAAaggaagaaagtcttttgtagGTCAGAACTTATATTatgatgtaaatgttttaagttaCACTCTTTACacatattaatctattacttttcctacatactttgtaacacaaaatatggtaaaatatctatttaggagtcttagacctctccgacgatgtatagtttgtcatgattagattagggtttatttgtaatatgatgAAGTAAACTTCCCACTGAGTGGACGGTGACAATTAAAGggttaagagcagaaaatgcacctctttcaTTTCTGATTGTGACTGtgttttttgggttttatatgactttttttttcttggatgaaaGTGAGGCtatgagggataaacctagtctttacaatggtacacactgtgtataaagccctacatatactttccatacctgttttatttttgaatgcatttatagttacattaattacaatacattacattatataaagaaaaattgatgATGTACCATTGAATTactagaaaatcatgcacacccaaggtggttttggacccattaaaactattgctgcaaagatgttagaaaaattatttttctttaaagctaGAAACTGCAACcatgtttaaaatagaaaaataatttcaatacagaaacaactaatcaactaatgtaagtaaagcATTCTCAAGCTTACTGAAGGCGAGTAAACACTCCAGGCCTATTACTTACAAacaaatggataaataaatatattaattaaaaatacaaatgaaataatatttttaaagatagtatctttttaaaatagttttttttttttttacataggtctatctaaaggctattacaaaaacagaaacagactacacacatttcttgaagtaatacgttaaaataaaacactgcaaaatcttcactgtatacgtTAAATAagattcttattaaagttaataagtgattcagccaagaaaagtgagtgattttctctttttcttttgttgtttgattgatATTTATGACACGGTCTGTGGCTGCAGGTTTACGCAGCTGttgctttaagatctgacgcacagattAAATTttttgacgcatcagtatttctccgaactgttcaggtttacttagaacaaaaccgacttcatttacgTGAATATACTCCAAgacgagcatgtgtgtagcaataacagaagcgaaagagaactctgCATTCGCACAGtgactgagaggcgcgttctgtgagcgctttgagtgtgtgcgcacataaacccgtcggctttcaagtagcctactggacaagacctaaaaacacatgcaaatactaaATATCACTGTCGTGATAACTggtcagtgacatttccgttTACTTTCTCTGGACTCGGATGGACTCGGGATATTTTCCGAGTCCGAAAAGGCTatagtccgagtcaagtccgagtaaaaatgcataagagtccgtgacaagtccgagtcgccttTCAAATTGTTTTATAGACCGGACTCGTTTCCGATTTGAGTCCGAGTACCCCAGCTCtactgactggtatctgaagttaatgtttattaatatataatgtatttgacgcgaactcctggagatcgctggcaagtataatgtagccttaccaaaaatatgaaatgtatttatttgacaccaaaagCCCTAACACacatttcaagttattttatatggacaaaaactgtttttacttgacacaaactgcctgcgattgctgattggtatctgaagttaatgtttattaatatataatgtatttgacgcgaactcctggagatcgctggcaagtataatgtagcattaccaaaaatatgaaatgtattttttgacaccaaagccctgacagacgtttcaagttattttatataaaaagaaaatgtttttatttgacacaaactgcctgcaattgctgactggtatctgaagttaatgtttattaatatacaatgtatttgacgcgaactcctggagatcccTGGTAAGTATAAtgtaaccttaccaaaaatataaaatgtatttatttgacaccaaagccctgacaaagttttcaagttattttatataaaaagaaaatgttttcatttgacacaaactgccagCGATTGCGGACTGGTATctgatgttaatgtttattaatatataatgtatttgacgcgaactcctggagatcgctggcaataATGTGACCTTacgaaaaatatgaaatttattttttgacaccaaagccctgacacacatttcaatttgttttatataaaaagaaaatgtttttatttgacacaaactgcctacgattgctgactggtctctgaagttaatatttattaatatataatgtatttgatgcgaactcctggagatccctggcaagtataatgtaaccttaccaaaaatataaaatgtatttatttgacaccaaagccctgacacagttttcaagttattttatataaaaagaaaaagttttcatttgacacaaactgccagcaattgttgactggtatctgaagttaatgtttattaatatataatgtatttgacgcgaactcctggagatcgctggcaagtataatgtaaccttacgaaaaacatgaaatgtaatttttgacaccaaagccctgacacacgtttcaatttgttttatataaaaagaaaatgtttttatttgacacaaactgcctgtgATTGCttactggtatctgaagttaatgtttattaatacaaaatgtatttgacgcgaactcctcgagatcgctggcaagtataatgtagccttaccaaaaatatgaaatgtatttttttgacaccgCTGACAGCCGCTGacagttttttcaagttattttatatggacaaaaaatgtttttatttgacacaaactgcctgtgattgctgactggtagtgttgggttcgagtccacctaagtcgggtccgagtcgagtccgagtctttaaccaatcgagtccgagacgagtccgagtccaaaatgggccgagtcggactcaagtccgagtcccaaagggctgagtccgagtcgagtccgagtccaaggaaacactactgtttgtcagtatcttaacattgttttaacccaggggtgcccaaaatcggtcctggagggccggtgtcctacagagtttagctccagccccaattagacacacctgaaccagctaatcaagctcttactaggcatactaggcAGAAACCtcctggcaggtgtgttaaggcaagttggagctaaaccaaggactaggaccgagtttgggcacccctgtttttaacctttacaactggAAAAACGCAATGTcaattgaaatgtaagaaaagcaaacctctagtggatcttgccatattgatttttgatttcacgaCATCTCAAAATTAGCGTCCATGCTCTGCTtaacaaacttaaagtcatgtgaCAGAGGTTCTGGTTGACTTATGctgacatatttcagagtgaatccggttttagaatgtgattaattatagggcgggacttgactttattcactgatatagtaaat from Labeo rohita strain BAU-BD-2019 unplaced genomic scaffold, IGBB_LRoh.1.0 scaffold_190, whole genome shotgun sequence includes the following:
- the LOC127159074 gene encoding N-acetyllactosaminide beta-1,3-N-acetylglucosaminyltransferase 3 is translated as MRRKNFKVIVLVLSVVWLVFIMYKNSGNDTTLKSKDVYEMFHHQNDLPVFKMLQPSSSYCQQNVSAYNVTGFSTLPKHIQDFLLYRHCRSFPMLLDAPDKCGGPQNSADVFLLLVIKSSPENYDRREVLRKTWAKERQHKGVWIRRVFISGTSRTGFEKRRLNKLLKIENSENKDILQWDFHDSFINLTLKQVLFLEWMDRWCPHARFLLNGDDDIFANTFNMVEYLQGQKSNDGSKHLFTGSLMEDTGPIRDPASKYYVPVQVQESEMYPPYCSGGGFLLSSFTTKMIYNMSHSIELLPIDDVYMGMCLKKAGLKPTSHHGVRPFGLHIPALNVDQFHPCFYREIILVHRFLPHMIFVMWDEIQNPHLQCGKTYSLFL